The following is a genomic window from Hydrogenobaculum sp. Y04AAS1.
AGAGGAAGCCATGTATTTTTAAAGCATCCAGACGGAAGAATAACCGGTTGTTCCATTGCATTCAGGAGAAACTGTTGGACCAGGATTATTTTCTAAAATCCTTAAAGATATAGGGCTTACAAAAGAAGAGTTTTATAATTTAATGAGAAATAAAAAATAAAAAAATATTGAGGTTTCTAATTAACCGTGTGGAGTTGAAAGTTTCATTCTACTTTGTAATAAAGGGTTATCTCTTTGTTGTCCCTTATGATTTTTACGCTGAAGCTTTGGCTGTTTCTTAATGTACCTAATATTCTAAAAGCATCTTCTGGAGAGTTTAGACTTTCATTGTTTATAGAAAGAAGTATATCACCTGGTCTTATACCCATCTGGGCAAAAAGCGATCCTGGTTTTACGCTTTTAAACATAAAACCCTTTGGAGTGGGTACAAGGTCTATATCGCTAAACATCTTATAGGGGTTTGATGTAATTTCAAGAAGCTCGTTTCTATTTACTGTATAAGTATTTTGATTTAAGCTACCGTTTAAAAGTTCTTTCAAAGAAGGAAGACCACTTGGTGTATTGGCACTGTTTATCTTAGCACCTTTTGAAAGTTTTAGAGTAAGGGTTTTGCCGTCGTTGCTTGCTATTATATAAAAAGGTTTTATCTCTTCTATTGTAAAACCGCAAAAACTATCTCCTACCATAAGCACTTTTTTACCACAATTAGAGCTTACAAGCACCATAGAATAAGCGGGATTTTCACTGTAGGCTATAGCAAGTACTTCCATGTTTGAGCTTGGGCTAGTGGTTTGAGGAGTTATTTTTTGGTGTGCAAATTTACTTATAGCTTCCATTAGATCATTTTCATTAAAAGAAGATGGTATCGTTGGCATTTCTTGATTCAATACAATTTTTAGGCTTTTAATATTGTAATAAGAAGATAAAATACTTGTAAGTATAAGCAAAATACTAACTATTAGGCTGTATGTTGCATAAGACTTTTTCAAGGGCTTATCTCCATAAGAAGATCAAAGTTTTGTTCTCCAGTGTAGTCTGTAGCTTTTAAAAAATTTATCTTAAAACCATCGTTTTCTATCTGATAAACTATATTAGCAAGTGTTTTAATATCAACGTTTGATGCTTTTACGTTGTAAAAACCGTTTTCATATTTTATATAATCTACTTTTGTATGTGAAAATAAATTTCTAACATAATTTTCGTTTAAAGTTTTTGTTTTGGATTTACCATTTTTGATAAGAAAACTTATATATTCATACTGGGCTATTTTATTGTAAAGTGCTTCTTTTTCTTTTTTTACACTATTAAAAGCCTCAAGAAAAATAGCTACAAAAATTACAACATATAAAATATACCTTATTCTATATAAAAAATAAACATACCTTGGTGATATATTTATCTTCCTAAAATCCATTTTTGAACTACCTCTTGTTTGTTTCCCTCACTTAGATTTCTTGAAGAAACCACATTTTCTAACGAGCTTAATTCATACGAGCTAATCTCTGATTTTACACTTATAGCGT
Proteins encoded in this region:
- a CDS encoding PDZ domain-containing protein, whose protein sequence is MKKSYATYSLIVSILLILTSILSSYYNIKSLKIVLNQEMPTIPSSFNENDLMEAISKFAHQKITPQTTSPSSNMEVLAIAYSENPAYSMVLVSSNCGKKVLMVGDSFCGFTIEEIKPFYIIASNDGKTLTLKLSKGAKINSANTPSGLPSLKELLNGSLNQNTYTVNRNELLEITSNPYKMFSDIDLVPTPKGFMFKSVKPGSLFAQMGIRPGDILLSINNESLNSPEDAFRILGTLRNSQSFSVKIIRDNKEITLYYKVE